One genomic region from Mycobacterium basiliense encodes:
- a CDS encoding glycoside hydrolase family 65 protein, translated as MISEEAFPVEPWQVRETRLDLNLLAQSESIFALSNGHIGLRGNLDEGEPYGLPGTYLNSFFEIRPLPYAEAGYGYPEAGQTVVDVTNGKILRLLVDDEPFDVRYGELLSHERVLDLRAGTLTRRTHWRSPADKQVKVVSTRLVSLSHRSVAAVEYVVEAVDEFARVTVQSELVTNEDQPETSDDPRVSAILEHPLEAVDHENTECGALLMHRTRSSALMMAAAMDHEVEVPGRVEITTDARPDLARTTVICGLRPGQKLRIVKYLAYGWSSLRSRPALRDQVAGALHGARYSGWQGLLDTQRAYLDEFWDSADVEVEGDPECQQAVRFGLFHLLQASARAERRAIPSKGLTGTGYDGHAFWDSEGFVLPVLTYTVPHAVADALRWRASTLDLAKERAAELGLDGASFPWRTIRGEECSAYWPAGTAAWHINADIAMAFERYRTVTGDHSLEKDCGLAVLIETARLWLSLGHHDRHGVWHLDGVTGPDEYTAIVRDNVFTNLMAAHNLITAADACLRHPEAAQEMGVTTEEMAAWRDAADAVNIPYDEELGVHQQCEGFTTLAEWDFETNTTYPLLLHEAYVRLYPTQVIKQADLVLAMQWQSHAFTPEQKARNVDYYERRMVRDSSLSACTQAVMCAEVGHLELAHDYAYEAALIDLRDLHRNTRDGLHMASLAGAWTALVGGFGGLRDDEGILSIDPQLPDGISRLRFRLRWRDFRLTVDANHSDVTLTLRDGPGGDLTIRHAGEDVVLSTAKPSTIAVRKRKPLLPPPPQPPGREPVHRRTMAAKVWAAATAT; from the coding sequence ATGATCAGCGAAGAAGCCTTCCCCGTTGAACCGTGGCAGGTTCGCGAGACGCGGCTGGATCTGAACCTGCTTGCGCAGTCGGAGTCGATCTTCGCCCTGTCCAACGGGCATATCGGATTGCGCGGCAACCTCGACGAGGGTGAACCGTACGGTTTGCCCGGGACCTACCTGAACTCGTTCTTCGAAATCCGGCCGCTGCCGTACGCCGAAGCCGGGTACGGCTACCCGGAGGCGGGCCAAACCGTTGTCGACGTCACCAACGGCAAGATCCTGCGCCTGCTGGTCGACGACGAGCCGTTCGACGTGCGGTATGGCGAATTGCTCTCCCATGAGCGCGTTCTCGACCTGCGCGCCGGAACTCTGACCCGCCGGACCCACTGGCGCTCGCCCGCGGACAAGCAAGTCAAGGTGGTGTCCACCCGCCTAGTGTCGCTGTCGCATCGCAGCGTCGCGGCCGTCGAGTATGTCGTGGAGGCCGTCGACGAGTTCGCCCGGGTCACCGTGCAGTCCGAACTGGTCACCAACGAAGACCAGCCGGAGACCTCGGACGATCCGCGGGTGTCGGCCATCTTGGAGCACCCGCTGGAGGCGGTTGACCACGAGAACACCGAATGCGGAGCACTTCTCATGCACCGCACCCGCAGCAGTGCCCTGATGATGGCCGCCGCGATGGACCACGAGGTCGAGGTCCCCGGGCGGGTCGAGATCACCACCGACGCCCGCCCGGACTTGGCCCGGACCACCGTGATCTGCGGGCTACGCCCCGGGCAAAAGCTGCGCATCGTCAAATACCTGGCGTATGGCTGGTCGAGTTTGCGCTCCCGCCCCGCGCTGCGTGACCAGGTCGCCGGGGCGTTACACGGTGCCCGCTACAGCGGTTGGCAGGGTCTGCTCGACACGCAGCGGGCCTACCTCGACGAGTTCTGGGACAGTGCGGACGTCGAGGTGGAGGGCGACCCGGAGTGTCAGCAAGCGGTGCGATTCGGCCTGTTCCACCTGCTGCAGGCCAGCGCGCGGGCCGAGCGTCGAGCGATTCCCAGCAAGGGACTCACCGGGACCGGCTACGACGGGCACGCTTTCTGGGATTCCGAGGGCTTTGTGCTGCCGGTGCTGACCTACACCGTGCCGCATGCGGTGGCCGACGCGTTGCGCTGGCGCGCTTCGACATTGGACCTGGCCAAAGAGCGCGCCGCCGAGCTTGGCCTGGATGGTGCGAGCTTTCCCTGGCGGACCATCCGCGGGGAGGAATGCTCGGCCTACTGGCCGGCCGGCACGGCCGCCTGGCATATCAACGCCGACATCGCCATGGCATTCGAGCGCTACCGGACCGTCACCGGCGATCACTCGTTGGAGAAAGACTGTGGCCTCGCGGTGTTGATCGAGACCGCCCGGCTGTGGCTCTCGCTCGGACACCATGACCGCCACGGCGTCTGGCATCTGGACGGGGTGACCGGACCCGACGAGTACACGGCGATCGTTCGGGACAACGTGTTCACGAATCTGATGGCGGCGCACAATCTGATCACCGCGGCCGACGCTTGTCTGCGCCACCCCGAGGCCGCCCAGGAAATGGGTGTCACCACCGAAGAGATGGCGGCGTGGCGGGATGCGGCCGATGCGGTCAACATCCCCTATGACGAGGAGCTGGGCGTCCACCAGCAGTGTGAGGGGTTCACCACCCTGGCCGAGTGGGACTTCGAAACCAATACGACCTACCCGCTGCTGCTGCACGAGGCCTATGTCCGCCTGTACCCCACGCAGGTGATCAAGCAGGCCGACCTGGTGTTGGCCATGCAGTGGCAGAGCCACGCATTCACGCCGGAACAAAAGGCGCGCAACGTCGACTACTACGAACGGCGCATGGTTCGCGACTCCTCACTGTCGGCGTGTACCCAGGCGGTGATGTGTGCCGAGGTCGGGCATCTGGAGTTGGCCCATGACTACGCCTACGAGGCGGCACTGATCGACCTGCGCGACCTACACCGCAACACCCGCGACGGCTTGCACATGGCCTCGCTGGCCGGGGCCTGGACCGCCCTGGTCGGCGGCTTCGGCGGCCTGCGAGACGACGAGGGCATCTTGTCCATCGATCCCCAGCTACCCGACGGTATCTCGCGGTTGCGGTTCCGGCTGCGTTGGCGAGATTTCCGGTTGACCGTCGACGCCAATCACTCCGACGTCACCTTGACCCTGCGCGACGGGCCCGGCGGCGATCTGACCATCCGTCACGCCGGTGAAGACGTGGTGCTGAGCACGGCCAAGCCGTCGACCATCGCCGTGCGCAAGCGCAAGCCACTCCTGCCGCCACCGCCGCAACCGCCGGGCCGCGAGCCGGTGCACCGGCGCACGATGGCCGCCAAAGTGTGGGCCGCCGCAACCGCGACCTGA